A window from Malassezia japonica chromosome 1, complete sequence encodes these proteins:
- the MRS4 gene encoding Fe(2+) transporter (EggNog:ENOG503NUFS; COG:C) yields MTIEVQPPPPSPTAPAAPISAIMDAEIDYEGLGENYPLHINMIAGSLAGITEHAVMFPVDLVRTRMQVLNASPAATYSGMTEALTRISSVEGFKGLWKGIASVILGAGPAHALYFGTYELVKEHTGGNREGLQILSTGVAGAAATITSDAFMNPFDVIKQRMQLQGNNFSSIGQCARELYKTEGLRAFYVSYPTTLTMTVPFTAIQFATYEWAKKLLNPSEKYSPMSHALAGGFAGAAAAALTTPLDVAKTLLQTRGCSPDVEIRNATSMIQAFKIIQQREGLRGFWRGLTPRIFTHMPSNALCWLSYEGFRFMLRDQGYVH; encoded by the exons ATGACGATCGAAGTCCAACCTCCGCCCCCGTCGCCTACAGCTCCGGCTGCACCTATCTCGGCCATTATGGACGCCGAGATTGACTACGAGGGCCTCGGAGAGAACTACCCCCTTCATATTAACATGATCGCTGGCTCGCTCGCAGGTATCACGGAGCACGCTGTCATGTTCCCGGTGGACCTTGTTCGC ACCCGTATGCAAGTCCTGAACGCCTCGCCCGCCGCAACCTACTCTGGcatgaccgaggcgcttaCCCGCATCAGCTCCGTCGAGGGCTTCAAGGGCCTCTGGAAGGGCATCGCCTCGGTGATTCTTGGCGCCGgccctgcgcacgcgctctaCTTTGGTACTTACGAGCTGGTCAAGGAACACACCGGCGGTAACCGTGAAGGACTGCAGATTCTGAGCACGGGTGTTGCCGGTGCTGCCGCGACGATCACCTCGGACGCTTTCATGAACCCCTTTGATG TTATCAagcagcgcatgcagctGCAAGGCAATAACTTTAGCTCTATCGGGCAATGTGCCCGCGAGCTGTACAAGACGGAAGGCCTGCGTGCCTTCTACGTGTCGTACCCCACGACGCTGACCATGACTGTTCCCTTTACTGCGATCCAGTTTGCCACCTACGAGTGGGCCAAGAAGCTGCTGAACCCTTCGGAGAAGTACTCCCCCATGTCGCACGCTCTTGCCGGTGGTTTCGCCGGtgcggctgctgctgctctGACGACGCCTCTCGATGTCGCCAAGACACTACTCCAGACTCGTGGCTGCAGCCCCGACGTGGAGATCCGGAATGCGACAAGCATGATCCAGGCGTTCAAGATTATCCAGCAACGCGAGGGCCTCCGTGGTTTCTGGCGGGGTCTGACGCCGCGCATCTTTACGCATATGCCCTCCAATGCCCTGTGCTGGCTG TCCTACGAAGGCTTCCGCTTCATGCTCCGGGATCAAGGCTATGTCCACTGA